The sequence below is a genomic window from Acidimicrobiales bacterium.
CCTCGCCGCCCCGCACCTCACCGACGATGACCCGGTCGGGGTCCATCCGCAGCGCTTCGGTGACGAGGTGGGCCATCGAGATCTCGCCGCGACCTTCGAGGTTCGGTCGACGGCCCTCCATCTCCACGCAGTCGGGATGGAGACCCTCGAAGCGCGACAGCCCGAGTTCGAGGCTGTCTTCGATCGTCACCAGACGCTCGGTCGTGTCGATCTCGTTGGCCAGGCAACGCAACAGCGTGGTCTTGCCCGAGCCGGTTCCACCCGAGATGACGAGGTTGCGACGCGAGCGCACGGCCGCCCGCAGAAAGGCGGCGACCGTCGCCGACACCGTTCCCCGCCGCTCGAGATCGTCGAGTCCGACGATGGTGAAGTCGTGACGGCGGATCGAGATGGACGGGCGGGTCGACACCGACATGACGGCATGGAGGCGGTCGCCGTTGGGGAGGCGCATGTTGAGGGTGGGCGACGCGTAGTCCCACCGCTGCTCGACCCGGCCGTGCCCGCGCGCCCAGGCCGAGACACGCTCGATGAGTTCCTCATCCGTCGCGGCTACGGGCGCAACCCGCTCGCGACGACCGTCACGCCGCTTGATCCACACGTTGTCGGCGCCGTTGATGTGGATGTCGGAGATCGTGTCGTCGTCGAGGTGGCCCTGGATCCCGAACGCTCCGTACAGATGATCGAGCACCTCGCGGACGAGCCTGCTCTCCTCGGCCTCGGAGAGTGGGTCACCGCCGTTGGCGAGCGCGCGGTCCGCAAGGCGACCGACCTCCTCGGTTGCGAGGGACCTCGCAAGCTCGCGTTCGTCCTCGTCGCCGAGTGGCTCGGTCCGGCGGTGGGCGGCGACGGCGTCACCCACCACCTCTGCCATGGTCCGTGCGTCCGTCATGCGAACACATCTCCCGTGTCCGTCACCGGAACCTGGGCGCGTTCGTCCAGATGGCGATAGGTGTCGTCGCGGGACCGGCCGGTGGGGCGTCCCGCGGCGAGATCCTCCATCAGAACCTCGACCAGTTCCGCCACGGCCCTGCGCAGCCGGGAGCGCCGCAACCGTCGGCGGGGCGCACCACGGGTGACCACCGAGGCCGCTCCGTCGTCCAATGGCACCGGCGTGACCGCCAATCCCCCGAGCGCATGTGACACCTCCGCGGCGTCGTAGGGGTCCTCGCCGACCAGTGCCACCCGCTGACCACCGCACCGGGCGATCCGCTGGCGGAGCACGGCGAGTTCTGCGAGATCGGAACGGCAGAACCACACGACGAGGTCCGCATGCGCCATCAGATCGTGGCCGACCGGACCCGGCTGCGCCCGACCCCCGTCGACGAGGAGCGGCCGCCCGCAGCCTCGCAGGGCATTGGCCACGTCCCGTGTGGCGATACGCCGCAGCGCCGATGCGACGTGCTCACCCGACGGTGGCGCACAGACGACGTCGACACCGCCGGCGAGCCGTTGGGCGTGATCTTCGAGGGCGACCTCGGTCGGGCCGTGGCGCAACACGCCGGCGAGGCTCATCAGCCCGGGGTCGGCGCCGAGGTCGTGGCGGGCACCGATCACCCCACCGCCAGGGTCCGCCTCGATCACGACGCTGCCCGGCCAGGAGGCGGCTATCAGCATCGCAGTGGTCGTCACCCCGGGAGCGCCGTGGGCACTGGTCAGGTGGATGATCGCGCCGGTCATCGGGCCCCCGGGTCGGCCACCAGAACGAGCCGGAGGCGGCCGAGATCAGCGGCGCCGGCGATGTCCCCGGCGAGTTCGGACGGGGCCCGCAACGACACGAAGACGTCGTTGGTGCCGACGGTGACCGAATAGACCTCCACCCCTGCAGCGAGGAGTCGGACGTCGAGCACGTCGCCGGTCGGTAGGGGTTCATCGGGCTCCAGCCCCGCGGTCCCCGCCGGGCCCGGAACGTCGCCGCCATCGGTTCCCGTCGTCGAGGCCGACGCGGTGGATGCCGGCATGAGGTAGGCGTCGACCCGGTCCCCCGGTCGCAGGTCCGGCACCGGGTACTCGCCGTCGTCGAGCGCCGCACCCACCACCGCCTCCCCCGGGCCGAGTGGCTCACCGATGGCGAACTGGCTCGGTGCGATCACCGTGCCCGCGGTCAGGTCCGCAGTGGCGATCGAGCCGACGAA
It includes:
- a CDS encoding SAF domain-containing protein, with amino-acid sequence MSLLTTRSNGAARHSGRSEPAVGDDLTARNLANPGRDVPGGGQRRKVDVPQVLVAVLLVAGCALGALVWSAASNERVPVLALAADVARGEELSAADVRVVNLDTDTEIASVPASSLGNFVGSIATADLTAGTVIAPSQFAIGEPLGPGEAVVGAALDDGEYPVPDLRPGDRVDAYLMPASTASASTTGTDGGDVPGPAGTAGLEPDEPLPTGDVLDVRLLAAGVEVYSVTVGTNDVFVSLRAPSELAGDIAGAADLGRLRLVLVADPGAR
- a CDS encoding ATPase, T2SS/T4P/T4SS family, coding for MTDARTMAEVVGDAVAAHRRTEPLGDEDERELARSLATEEVGRLADRALANGGDPLSEAEESRLVREVLDHLYGAFGIQGHLDDDTISDIHINGADNVWIKRRDGRRERVAPVAATDEELIERVSAWARGHGRVEQRWDYASPTLNMRLPNGDRLHAVMSVSTRPSISIRRHDFTIVGLDDLERRGTVSATVAAFLRAAVRSRRNLVISGGTGSGKTTLLRCLANEIDTTERLVTIEDSLELGLSRFEGLHPDCVEMEGRRPNLEGRGEISMAHLVTEALRMDPDRVIVGEVRGGEVVPMLLAMSQGNDGSMCTIHAESSSAAFGRIQTYAATLSEARVEPHLANLLIRDAVHFVVHIGWVDGRRVVRSVREVDRSSGPGELASTEVFAPGPDGSAAPAYGLTSTDHIEALGAAGFSPALSMGI